One Terriglobia bacterium DNA segment encodes these proteins:
- a CDS encoding phosphoribosylaminoimidazolesuccinocarboxamide synthase: MALPRQDALLQTDFSDLELYASGKVRDLYRVDNERLLFIATDRISAFDYVLASGIPDKGRVLTQLSLFWFDFLKDIVANHLVTADVDRYPQCLRKYQDQLRGRSMLVVHADMAPVECVVRGYISGSAWKEYQQNGAVCGITLPEGLRESDKLPEPVFTPATKASSGHDENIPFREMKKIVGAPVSEQLRDLSLRIYRKAADYAAARGIIIADTKFEFGCTAAGLVLADEVLTPDSSRFWNAETYSPGRGQDSYDKQYVRDFLETIRWNKQPPAPALPPDVVENTSAKYLEAFRRLTGRELQTRAA; encoded by the coding sequence GTGGCCCTCCCCCGCCAAGACGCCCTGTTGCAAACCGACTTTTCCGACCTCGAGCTTTATGCCAGCGGAAAAGTGAGGGACCTTTACCGGGTGGACAACGAGCGCCTGCTGTTCATCGCTACCGACCGGATCTCCGCCTTCGATTACGTCCTCGCCTCCGGCATTCCCGACAAGGGCCGCGTGCTGACGCAGCTTTCCCTGTTCTGGTTCGATTTTCTGAAGGATATAGTCGCCAACCATCTCGTCACCGCGGACGTGGACCGCTACCCGCAGTGCCTGCGCAAGTACCAGGACCAACTGCGCGGACGCTCCATGCTGGTGGTCCACGCCGACATGGCGCCGGTGGAGTGCGTAGTGCGGGGCTACATTTCGGGTTCCGCCTGGAAGGAATACCAGCAGAACGGCGCAGTCTGTGGCATCACCTTGCCGGAGGGCCTGCGCGAATCCGACAAGCTGCCGGAGCCCGTCTTCACCCCCGCGACCAAGGCGAGCAGCGGCCACGACGAAAATATTCCATTTCGGGAGATGAAGAAGATCGTCGGGGCGCCGGTCAGCGAGCAATTGCGCGACCTCAGCCTGCGCATCTACCGCAAGGCTGCCGACTACGCGGCCGCGCGTGGCATCATCATCGCCGACACCAAGTTTGAATTCGGCTGCACCGCCGCCGGCCTGGTGCTCGCCGACGAAGTGCTTACGCCGGATTCCTCCCGCTTCTGGAACGCCGAAACCTACTCACCGGGCCGCGGGCAGGATTCCTACGACAAGCAGTACGTGCGCGACTTTTTGGAAACGATCCGCTGGAACAAGCAGCCGCCCGCTCCGGCGCTTCCGCCCGACGTGGTGGAAAACACCAGCGCGAAGTATCTGGAGGCGTTCCGGCGGTTGACCGGACGTGAATTGCAGACGCGGGCTGCGTGA
- the smc gene encoding chromosome segregation protein SMC, whose protein sequence is MLKIKKLQILGFKSFCDRTELKFHGDGIAAIVGPNGCGKSNISDAIAWVLGEQSARTLRGARMEDVIFAGSRDRKPTGMAEVSLTLIDPAVYDGPDVAGEPEIEIHDEMSEADWDEAVLREKAAAETDEYLGEVQPGQAEEGDGLQSTVDGQGASAPQAASQLQTSPTELRADTSAESTTATSGNQAEADSGTQPSTVDHRPSTVVLKIRRRKFKPSFRAGEIVVTRRLFRSGDSEYLLNGKLCRLRDIQDIFMGTGLGPESYAIIEQGRIGQILSSKPTDRRAIIEEAAGITKFKTRKRLAEARLEEAKVNLARVNDIFDEVTRQMNSLKRQASKAERYARLREEMRGKLRVVLAGKFAQLRREAEELDATITALGEELRARTQAVGELELEQAECTQRGYGLETDARNNHERLSAVTREIDRAHSRQRNNEERCAELTRRAESAAAELAQTRLQLVGIEAERQSYRQSLESADSEVAAAQQQATMALQQASAAAIALADVERQQESLRAAIMEAVAAASGVRDQLTRAQEHITGLERELRRLTNEIDTGRAQMDVFGNQRGQIAFEFENASERVKSLGEDIEQARAAVAGKRSAETESKRRLDTLRAEYATALGKRGSLEAVIAEHGYSTESVRRLFQSGALSSGFAPVGVLADFLEVEDRYEHVVEDFLRDELNYIVVKSWDAADEGMRLLRSDVDGRATFLVHPHDAQARFSFVLDEAAHQAPPHAQPIRPLKETIRVLNGFGKSLEVILPKMRDGYIVPDPNVARDLALENPDAFFLSESGECFHNLTVTGGKQRSEGPLSMKRELRDALRVIAELEKALAEEERRAAALAREIADLTGLLERLETDKREADHAALTTSHSLRQLESEVTRIAERVALAEREAQHVAAERSAYEALGLEKRAELAGCEQRRAALDGEAAAARESLAGLRAARDAAAQIAAEMRAQVAAVAERRRAAAAALARIDSMATDVAARVEALDSQRQMASAEQAQREIENLQLAEQLVALAGERGRAEVCERELQAESEQVRARLVEIDHQLRGARQEMDAVRDRRGELSAQAAKLQSDQQHMAETALNELGVTADTLLIDESTVLVRGEQLVLEEAAHRELRAKLDNMGPVNMMALEEYQEAAQRHAFLETQRKDLIDSIENTQNAIREIDTISRQKFQEAFAAININFQAAFRKLFGGGNGFMRLTDEENAADSGIDVVASPPGKKLQNVLLLSGGEKALTALALLVGIFQYQPSPFCILDEVDAPLDESNIGRFTELVCEMSGATQFIIITHNKKTMSVAPVMYGVTMQEPGVSKLVSVRFHESQQAATA, encoded by the coding sequence TTGCTGAAAATCAAGAAGCTCCAGATCCTCGGGTTTAAGTCTTTCTGTGACCGCACCGAGCTGAAATTCCATGGCGACGGGATCGCCGCGATTGTCGGCCCTAACGGTTGTGGGAAATCCAACATCTCCGACGCCATTGCCTGGGTACTGGGCGAACAGTCGGCGCGCACGCTGCGCGGCGCCCGCATGGAGGACGTCATCTTCGCCGGTTCCCGCGACCGCAAGCCCACCGGCATGGCCGAGGTATCGCTCACCCTGATTGATCCCGCCGTGTATGACGGCCCCGACGTCGCGGGCGAGCCGGAGATCGAAATTCACGACGAAATGTCGGAGGCAGACTGGGACGAGGCAGTGCTGCGCGAGAAGGCGGCAGCCGAGACGGATGAGTACCTCGGCGAAGTGCAGCCGGGACAGGCCGAAGAGGGCGACGGTCTACAGTCGACGGTCGACGGTCAGGGTGCCAGTGCGCCTCAAGCTGCATCACAATTGCAGACAAGCCCGACGGAACTGCGCGCCGATACGAGCGCAGAGTCCACCACCGCGACGAGCGGCAATCAAGCGGAAGCGGATTCAGGCACGCAGCCGTCGACCGTCGACCATCGACCGTCGACCGTAGTTCTGAAGATCCGCCGCCGCAAGTTCAAGCCCAGCTTCCGAGCGGGCGAAATTGTGGTCACGCGCCGCCTGTTCCGCTCCGGTGACAGCGAGTACCTGCTCAACGGCAAGCTCTGCCGCCTGCGCGACATCCAGGACATCTTCATGGGCACCGGCCTGGGGCCGGAGTCGTACGCGATCATCGAGCAGGGAAGAATCGGCCAGATTCTTTCCAGCAAGCCCACCGACCGCCGTGCCATCATCGAAGAAGCCGCGGGGATAACAAAATTCAAAACCCGCAAGCGTCTTGCCGAAGCCCGCCTGGAAGAAGCCAAGGTGAACCTGGCGCGCGTGAACGACATCTTCGACGAAGTCACGCGCCAGATGAACTCGCTCAAGCGCCAAGCGTCGAAGGCTGAGCGCTACGCCCGCTTGCGCGAGGAGATGCGCGGCAAACTGCGCGTCGTGCTGGCCGGAAAATTCGCCCAGCTCCGCCGCGAAGCCGAGGAGTTGGATGCCACCATCACTGCACTCGGGGAAGAATTGCGCGCCCGAACCCAGGCGGTGGGTGAGCTTGAACTGGAGCAAGCCGAGTGCACGCAGCGCGGCTACGGACTGGAAACCGATGCCCGCAATAACCACGAGCGATTGTCGGCCGTTACGCGCGAGATCGACCGCGCCCATTCGCGTCAACGCAATAACGAAGAGCGTTGTGCTGAGTTGACGCGGCGCGCTGAGTCCGCCGCCGCCGAACTGGCGCAGACACGCCTGCAGCTCGTCGGGATCGAGGCAGAGCGCCAGTCCTATCGCCAGAGTTTGGAATCGGCGGACAGCGAAGTTGCGGCCGCGCAGCAACAGGCAACGATGGCACTGCAGCAAGCCTCGGCCGCGGCGATCGCGCTTGCTGACGTCGAGCGCCAGCAGGAATCGCTCCGTGCCGCCATCATGGAAGCTGTTGCCGCTGCGTCCGGCGTGCGCGATCAGTTGACGCGCGCGCAAGAGCACATCACCGGCTTGGAACGCGAGTTGCGCCGCCTCACCAACGAGATTGACACCGGGCGCGCGCAGATGGATGTCTTCGGTAACCAGCGCGGGCAGATCGCGTTTGAATTTGAGAATGCGTCGGAGCGTGTGAAGTCGCTCGGGGAGGATATCGAACAGGCGCGCGCCGCGGTGGCCGGGAAGCGCAGTGCGGAAACCGAGTCGAAGCGTCGGCTGGACACGCTGCGCGCCGAGTACGCCACCGCCTTGGGCAAGAGGGGTTCCCTGGAAGCGGTAATCGCCGAGCACGGATACTCTACCGAATCGGTTCGCCGCCTCTTCCAGTCAGGCGCGCTGAGCAGCGGCTTCGCGCCGGTTGGCGTGCTGGCGGATTTCCTGGAAGTCGAAGACCGCTACGAGCACGTGGTGGAAGATTTCCTGCGCGACGAACTGAACTATATCGTCGTGAAATCGTGGGACGCCGCCGACGAAGGCATGCGCTTGTTGCGCAGCGACGTGGACGGCCGGGCGACTTTCCTGGTGCACCCGCACGACGCGCAGGCGCGCTTCTCCTTTGTGCTCGACGAGGCCGCGCATCAAGCGCCACCGCACGCGCAACCGATACGCCCGCTGAAGGAGACCATCCGCGTGCTCAACGGCTTCGGCAAGTCGCTGGAAGTGATCCTGCCCAAGATGCGCGACGGCTACATCGTGCCCGATCCAAACGTGGCGCGCGATCTGGCGCTGGAGAATCCGGACGCGTTCTTCCTCAGCGAGTCCGGCGAGTGCTTCCATAACCTCACCGTTACCGGCGGCAAGCAACGCAGCGAAGGCCCGCTCTCCATGAAGCGCGAACTGCGCGACGCGCTGCGCGTGATCGCCGAGCTGGAGAAAGCGCTGGCTGAGGAAGAGCGCCGAGCGGCCGCGCTGGCGCGCGAGATCGCGGACCTCACCGGCTTGCTGGAACGACTCGAAACGGACAAGCGCGAAGCGGACCATGCTGCGCTGACCACGAGTCACAGCCTGCGTCAACTCGAGAGCGAAGTAACGCGCATCGCCGAGCGGGTTGCGCTGGCGGAGCGCGAAGCACAGCACGTCGCGGCCGAGCGCTCGGCGTATGAGGCGCTGGGGCTCGAGAAACGGGCTGAGCTTGCAGGATGCGAGCAACGCCGCGCGGCTTTGGACGGCGAAGCTGCTGCCGCGCGGGAGAGCCTCGCCGGCCTGCGTGCTGCGCGCGATGCCGCGGCGCAGATTGCGGCGGAGATGCGGGCGCAGGTCGCCGCCGTCGCAGAACGCCGCCGTGCCGCCGCGGCCGCCCTGGCGCGCATCGACAGCATGGCTACGGACGTCGCTGCGCGGGTCGAGGCCCTGGATTCGCAGCGGCAGATGGCCTCCGCCGAGCAAGCGCAGCGCGAGATCGAAAACCTGCAGCTTGCCGAGCAACTGGTCGCGCTGGCCGGCGAACGCGGGCGGGCGGAGGTGTGCGAACGCGAACTGCAGGCCGAGTCGGAGCAGGTGCGTGCCCGCTTGGTCGAAATCGACCATCAACTCCGCGGCGCGCGGCAGGAGATGGACGCGGTGCGCGACCGGCGCGGCGAGCTTTCGGCGCAGGCGGCCAAGCTCCAGTCCGACCAGCAGCACATGGCGGAAACCGCGCTGAACGAACTCGGTGTGACGGCCGACACGCTATTGATTGACGAGTCCACCGTGCTGGTCAGGGGAGAACAACTCGTGCTCGAGGAGGCGGCGCATCGCGAGTTGCGCGCCAAACTCGACAACATGGGCCCGGTGAACATGATGGCGCTGGAGGAATATCAGGAGGCGGCGCAGCGCCACGCATTCCTGGAAACGCAACGCAAAGATTTGATCGACTCCATCGAGAATACGCAGAATGCCATCCGGGAAATCGACACCATTTCGCGTCAGAAATTCCAGGAGGCGTTCGCCGCCATCAACATCAACTTCCAGGCGGCATTCCGCAAGCTGTTCGGCGGCGGCAACGGCTTCATGCGCCTCACCGACGAAGAAAATGCCGCCGACAGCGGCATCGACGTGGTCGCCTCGCCCCCGGGCAAGAAGCTGCAGAACGTGCTGCTGCTCTCCGGCGGAGAAAAAGCCTTGACCGCGCTGGCGTTGCTGGTCGGCATCTTTCAGTATCAGCCCAGCCCTTTCTGCATCCTCGACGAGGTGGACGCGCCGCTGGACGAAAGCAACATCGGCCGCTTCACCGAATTGGTTTGCGAAATGAGCGGCGCCACGCAATTCATCATCATCACGCACAACAAGAAGACGATGAGCGTGGCGCCGGTCATGTACGGCGTCACCATGCAGGAGCCGGGCGTGTCCAAGCTGGTCTCGGTACGCTTTCACGAGAGCCAGCAGGCGGCGACAGCATAA
- the mnmA gene encoding tRNA 2-thiouridine(34) synthase MnmA, whose translation MASFPIAVAMSGGVDSSTVAAMLRAEGRQVIGLTMQLWDQRRLAGHDGMPETVTGRCCSLDDVYDARRVAESLGIPYYVVNQERRFEHEVVRPFISEYLSGRTPIPCSLCNNHLKFDQLLITARQIGAEQLATGHYARVEFDSSRQRWLLRRPADLSKDQTYFLFGLTQEQLSRTLFPLGNMRKSEVRELARQHGLALAEKPDSQEICFVPGGDYKQFIDAYLAEQGESPPDTSGELVTTNGEVIGTHAGIHNFTVGQRKGLGVATGSPLYVLEIKGDQRRVVVGSGEELYSKTLRARRLNWVAVDDLLSPMRVSVKIRNRHEPAPAVIEKTGDDEVLATFDQPQRAVTPGQAAVFYDRDLVVGGGWIV comes from the coding sequence ATGGCTTCTTTTCCTATCGCCGTTGCCATGTCGGGCGGTGTCGATTCCTCCACCGTCGCGGCCATGCTGCGCGCTGAGGGCCGCCAAGTGATTGGGCTGACCATGCAGCTCTGGGACCAGCGTCGCCTAGCTGGGCACGACGGCATGCCCGAGACGGTCACCGGCCGCTGCTGCTCTCTGGACGACGTCTACGATGCGCGTCGCGTCGCCGAATCGCTCGGCATTCCCTACTACGTCGTCAACCAGGAACGCCGCTTTGAGCACGAAGTCGTGCGCCCGTTCATCAGCGAGTATTTGTCCGGCCGCACGCCGATTCCCTGCAGCCTGTGCAACAACCACCTGAAGTTCGATCAGCTCCTGATCACCGCGCGCCAGATCGGCGCCGAGCAGCTTGCCACTGGGCATTACGCGCGCGTGGAGTTCGACAGCTCGCGCCAGCGCTGGCTGCTGCGCCGTCCAGCGGACCTCAGCAAGGACCAGACGTACTTCCTGTTCGGCCTCACCCAGGAGCAGCTCTCGCGCACGCTGTTTCCGTTGGGCAATATGCGCAAGTCGGAGGTCCGCGAGCTGGCGCGGCAGCACGGGCTGGCGCTGGCCGAGAAGCCGGATTCGCAGGAAATCTGCTTTGTTCCCGGCGGCGACTACAAGCAGTTCATAGACGCCTACCTGGCGGAGCAGGGCGAGTCGCCGCCCGACACCTCGGGCGAACTTGTCACCACCAACGGCGAGGTCATCGGCACGCACGCCGGCATTCACAATTTCACCGTCGGCCAGCGTAAGGGCCTGGGTGTGGCCACGGGCTCGCCGCTTTACGTCCTGGAGATCAAGGGGGACCAGCGCCGGGTCGTGGTCGGCAGCGGGGAAGAGCTGTATTCGAAGACGCTACGTGCGCGCCGGTTGAACTGGGTCGCTGTCGATGACCTCCTTTCGCCGATGCGCGTCTCCGTAAAGATCCGCAACCGCCACGAGCCCGCACCCGCCGTGATCGAAAAGACCGGTGACGATGAAGTGCTGGCGACCTTTGACCAGCCCCAGCGCGCGGTTACGCCCGGCCAGGCAGCGGTGTTCTATGACCGTGATCTGGTGGTCGGCGGCGGCTGGATCGTTTAG
- a CDS encoding SDR family NAD(P)-dependent oxidoreductase, protein MTNDGTKPLTGKIAVVTGGGRGIGRAIAQRLAQMDATTIICGRSQETLDAAAQAITSAGGQCEAVVCDVSRLSSVEALAARVDKTFGHTDILVNNAGVGDFSRALHQLPPEDWDRIVNTNLRGVFYTIRSFAPMMINAGHGDIINISSIAGKNPLPNGAAYAASKWGLNGLSYSVAEELRRYDIRVSVVCPGSTQSELSPHPGKDSLKMLRPSDVAHVVAMLVTQAPQSFASEVVLRPAQKP, encoded by the coding sequence ATGACAAACGATGGAACGAAGCCGCTCACCGGCAAGATCGCCGTGGTCACCGGCGGCGGCCGCGGCATAGGGCGCGCGATTGCGCAGCGGCTGGCGCAGATGGACGCCACTACCATTATCTGCGGGCGCTCGCAGGAAACGCTGGACGCGGCGGCGCAGGCCATCACCTCCGCCGGCGGACAATGCGAGGCCGTGGTCTGCGACGTCAGCCGACTCAGCTCGGTGGAAGCGCTCGCCGCCCGGGTGGACAAGACCTTCGGCCACACTGATATCCTGGTGAACAATGCCGGCGTCGGCGATTTCTCCCGAGCCTTGCATCAGCTCCCGCCGGAGGATTGGGACCGCATCGTCAACACCAATCTGCGCGGCGTCTTCTACACCATCCGTTCGTTCGCGCCCATGATGATCAACGCCGGCCATGGTGACATCATCAACATCTCCTCCATCGCCGGCAAAAATCCGCTGCCCAACGGCGCCGCCTATGCCGCGTCGAAATGGGGGCTGAACGGGTTGAGCTACTCGGTCGCCGAGGAGCTTCGTCGCTACGATATCCGCGTCAGCGTCGTGTGTCCCGGCAGCACGCAATCCGAGCTCAGCCCGCACCCCGGCAAGGATTCATTGAAAATGCTGCGCCCCAGCGATGTCGCGCACGTTGTCGCCATGCTGGTCACGCAGGCGCCGCAATCGTTCGCCAGCGAGGTCGTCCTCCGCCCGGCCCAGAAGCCGTGA
- a CDS encoding tetratricopeptide repeat protein, whose translation MSSQLPFFRRAADEALDDETARQIAEQRRAIEQNPDWAEGYYHLAQLLRVQHKRDEAKRHLLIALEMQPALADAHVALGEIYIAEGDLDRARVHAEFAAACGNPRLLEQMTRHNAK comes from the coding sequence ATGTCCAGCCAGCTACCTTTCTTCCGCCGCGCCGCTGACGAGGCGCTCGATGACGAGACCGCTCGTCAGATCGCCGAGCAGCGACGCGCCATCGAGCAGAATCCCGACTGGGCGGAAGGCTACTACCACCTGGCGCAGCTCTTGCGTGTGCAGCACAAGCGCGACGAAGCCAAGCGCCATCTGTTGATCGCGCTGGAAATGCAACCCGCGTTGGCGGACGCCCACGTCGCCCTGGGTGAGATCTATATTGCCGAAGGCGACCTTGACCGCGCCCGCGTGCACGCCGAGTTCGCCGCCGCCTGCGGCAATCCGCGCTTGTTGGAACAGATGACCCGCCACAACGCTAAATAA
- a CDS encoding histidine kinase: protein MKDQLESLVMQMYKSGILYSEAVREFKKRFILTVLLENQGNQCKAARQLGMHRNTLSRTIAELKVDVRSLRDGARRPPRSARPLAVEKKAAH from the coding sequence GTGAAAGACCAACTGGAATCCCTGGTCATGCAGATGTACAAGAGCGGCATACTGTATTCCGAGGCCGTCCGAGAGTTTAAGAAGCGATTTATTCTGACTGTCCTTTTAGAGAACCAGGGAAATCAGTGCAAGGCTGCCCGCCAGTTGGGCATGCACCGCAACACGCTTTCTCGCACCATCGCCGAACTCAAGGTGGACGTCCGCAGCCTGCGCGACGGCGCGCGGCGTCCACCGCGCAGCGCCCGTCCGCTTGCCGTGGAGAAGAAGGCCGCCCACTGA
- a CDS encoding cysteine desulfurase, which translates to MRRAYLDNNATTPLLPSVLEAMQPYFIEQFGNASSIHHHGQQTRAAVERARESVAALLGCRASEIVFTSGGTESDNLAIFGIVRPGDHVITSSIEHHAVLNACKRLEAMGCEVTYVPVDGQALVSPDDVKRALRPKKTRLISVMMANNETGVLQPVNEIGAIAAEADVYFHTDAVQAAAKVAIDVAKIRCDLLSISGHKIHAQQGIGALYVRKGTLLQPMLYGGRHERARRAGTENVAGIVGLGKAAELAHAGFSDGEVERICSLRDRLERSITGTIDSVGVNSGSAPRVPNTSSIYFDCIEGEALVIALDLKGVAVSTGAACSSGAIEPSHVLTAMGLSPDRARASLRFSVGKQNTSEDVDLLLSILPEAVAWLRELSPVYNKAV; encoded by the coding sequence ATGCGCCGCGCCTACCTGGACAACAACGCCACCACGCCGCTGCTGCCCTCGGTGCTGGAGGCGATGCAGCCGTACTTCATCGAGCAGTTCGGCAACGCCTCGTCCATCCACCATCACGGCCAGCAGACGCGCGCCGCGGTGGAGCGCGCGCGCGAGTCGGTGGCCGCGCTGCTAGGCTGCCGAGCTTCGGAAATCGTCTTCACCAGCGGCGGCACGGAATCCGACAACCTTGCCATCTTTGGCATCGTCCGTCCCGGCGACCACGTCATCACCAGTTCCATCGAGCACCATGCCGTGCTCAACGCCTGCAAGCGGCTAGAGGCCATGGGTTGCGAGGTAACCTATGTTCCGGTGGACGGACAGGCTCTGGTGTCGCCCGACGATGTCAAGCGTGCGCTGCGGCCCAAGAAAACGCGGCTGATCAGCGTCATGATGGCGAACAATGAAACCGGCGTGCTGCAGCCAGTGAACGAGATCGGTGCAATTGCCGCCGAAGCCGACGTTTACTTCCACACCGACGCCGTGCAGGCCGCGGCCAAAGTGGCGATTGACGTCGCCAAGATTCGCTGCGACTTGCTCTCCATCTCTGGACACAAGATCCACGCCCAGCAGGGCATCGGCGCGCTCTATGTGAGGAAGGGAACGCTGCTGCAGCCCATGCTGTACGGTGGGCGTCACGAGCGCGCGCGGCGGGCCGGGACGGAAAACGTCGCGGGAATTGTTGGTCTGGGCAAGGCGGCGGAACTGGCGCACGCCGGCTTCAGCGACGGCGAGGTCGAGCGCATTTGCTCTCTGCGCGACCGGCTGGAGCGCAGCATCACCGGGACAATTGATTCGGTCGGCGTGAACAGCGGCAGCGCCCCGCGCGTTCCCAACACCAGCAGCATCTACTTCGATTGCATCGAGGGCGAAGCGCTGGTGATTGCCCTCGATCTGAAGGGCGTAGCGGTTTCCACCGGCGCGGCCTGTTCCTCGGGCGCTATCGAGCCCTCGCACGTGCTGACCGCGATGGGCCTTTCCCCCGACCGCGCCCGCGCCAGCCTGCGGTTTTCCGTGGGCAAGCAGAACACCAGCGAAGATGTGGACCTGCTGCTCTCCATCCTGCCTGAAGCCGTGGCGTGGCTGCGGGAGCTGTCGCCGGTTTACAATAAAGCTGTGTGA
- a CDS encoding dipeptidase, which produces MATAASSTALNYARENQKRFLEELKNLLRIPSISTLEEHNQDTEKAAQVCADELKRIGFEHVEIIPSATKERPNAHPLVYADWLHAAGKPTVLCYAHYDVQPAEPLDEWKSPPFEPTERNNNIYARGAVDDKGQLWMQLKAFESLMKSEGRLPINMRVILEGEEEVGGESIAEYVHKHKDRLKADFALVTDTELFAPDLPTLCVGLRGLVYTEIEAQGAATDLHSGVYGGAAPNPLFALVEIIGKLKDANGKILIPGFYDKVKQPTKAELDAWKRLPFDEEEYRKKEVGSKVLTGEPGYSVLYRTWARPTLEVHGMPGGFTAPGAKTVIPARAAAKVSMRLVPDQDPDDILKKYTDYVTKLTPKGIKINIKVHSKGPACVVSTDNKYIEAATQAMHEIFGKDTVYIRSGGSIPIVSDFENELKIPSVMMGMGLPDDNLHAPNEKFHIPNFYRGIESIIRFFQRLG; this is translated from the coding sequence ATGGCCACAGCCGCATCATCCACCGCACTTAACTACGCTCGTGAAAACCAGAAGCGGTTCCTTGAAGAGTTGAAGAACCTGCTGCGAATCCCCAGCATCAGCACGTTGGAAGAGCACAACCAGGACACGGAGAAGGCCGCCCAAGTCTGTGCCGACGAGCTCAAGCGCATCGGCTTCGAGCACGTGGAAATCATCCCCAGCGCCACCAAGGAGCGTCCCAACGCGCATCCCTTGGTGTATGCCGACTGGCTGCACGCCGCCGGCAAGCCCACGGTCCTCTGCTACGCGCACTACGACGTCCAGCCCGCTGAGCCGCTGGACGAGTGGAAGTCGCCGCCCTTCGAACCCACCGAGCGCAACAACAACATCTATGCTCGCGGCGCGGTGGACGACAAAGGCCAGCTCTGGATGCAGTTGAAAGCCTTCGAGTCGTTGATGAAATCCGAAGGCAGGTTGCCGATCAACATGCGTGTCATCCTCGAGGGCGAGGAGGAAGTCGGCGGCGAATCCATTGCCGAATATGTTCACAAGCACAAGGACAGGCTCAAGGCCGACTTCGCGCTGGTCACCGACACCGAGCTGTTCGCGCCCGATCTCCCCACGCTCTGCGTCGGCCTGCGTGGCTTGGTGTACACGGAAATCGAGGCGCAGGGCGCAGCGACAGACCTGCATTCCGGCGTCTACGGCGGCGCCGCTCCCAATCCGCTGTTCGCGCTGGTCGAGATCATCGGCAAGCTGAAGGACGCCAACGGCAAGATCCTGATCCCGGGGTTCTACGACAAGGTGAAGCAGCCGACCAAGGCGGAGCTCGACGCTTGGAAGCGCCTGCCGTTTGACGAAGAGGAGTACCGCAAGAAGGAAGTCGGCTCCAAGGTGTTGACCGGCGAGCCCGGCTACTCGGTGCTGTATCGCACTTGGGCGCGCCCGACATTGGAGGTCCACGGCATGCCCGGCGGCTTCACCGCGCCCGGCGCCAAGACCGTGATTCCGGCGCGCGCGGCGGCCAAAGTCTCGATGCGCTTGGTTCCCGACCAGGACCCGGACGACATCCTGAAGAAGTACACCGACTACGTCACCAAGCTCACGCCCAAGGGGATCAAGATCAACATCAAGGTGCACAGCAAGGGTCCGGCCTGCGTGGTGTCCACCGACAACAAGTACATCGAGGCGGCGACGCAGGCCATGCACGAAATCTTCGGCAAGGACACGGTGTACATCCGCTCGGGCGGCTCCATTCCCATCGTCTCCGACTTCGAGAACGAGCTTAAAATCCCCAGCGTGATGATGGGTATGGGCCTGCCGGACGATAATCTGCACGCTCCCAACGAGAAGTTCCACATCCCGAACTTCTACCGTGGGATCGAGAGCATCATCCGATTCTTCCAGCGGCTTGGATAA
- a CDS encoding CvpA family protein yields the protein MTGADWLIIAVVLFSVLVAAAQGFMYEVFSLAGVVAGYLFAAWGYRQVAPWYMPYAKTPWVADLCAFLTIFVVVVLLAGCIGRIARFGMKEAGLRWFDRVLGGMFGLARGVALVMVFVLALASFSPGSSLLARSRTAPYLLVLARAAVWVAPSQVRQQFRAGMDAIANIRRGVAPAANGTAAPGPSAVPAK from the coding sequence ATGACTGGTGCCGATTGGCTGATTATCGCCGTCGTTTTGTTTTCTGTGCTGGTCGCGGCCGCGCAAGGGTTCATGTACGAAGTTTTTTCCCTCGCCGGAGTGGTGGCAGGTTATTTGTTTGCGGCGTGGGGATACCGGCAGGTGGCGCCCTGGTATATGCCGTACGCGAAGACGCCGTGGGTGGCCGACCTGTGTGCCTTTCTGACGATTTTTGTGGTTGTCGTCCTGCTGGCGGGCTGTATCGGGCGGATCGCGCGTTTCGGAATGAAGGAAGCCGGGCTGCGCTGGTTCGACCGCGTACTGGGAGGGATGTTCGGACTGGCGCGAGGCGTGGCCCTGGTTATGGTCTTCGTTCTAGCGCTGGCTTCATTCTCCCCCGGTTCGAGCCTGCTGGCGCGTTCGCGCACGGCGCCGTATCTGCTGGTGCTGGCGCGGGCAGCGGTCTGGGTCGCACCGTCGCAGGTACGGCAACAATTTCGTGCCGGCATGGACGCCATCGCCAACATTCGCAGGGGTGTGGCGCCGGCGGCGAATGGAACGGCCGCGCCCGGACCGTCCGCGGTCCCGGCTAAATAA